Proteins from a single region of Candidatus Eisenbacteria bacterium:
- a CDS encoding CHAT domain-containing protein → MTTLTRTRIAVIVFAALPVVMTSAAPAATPSVRFRREFARADSLAFRGRTPYLAYMDSLIAVARRTGNTDLEMAAEIRRAGMRAFFDGSFGESQAESRRWLPRLRASRDTLLWCIALRTIAYSSLSRQQFSEAGSSYVEVLRLARLARLGVMEGYARVGLAFIAMRDGRAREAERGYRIAIERITEPGEAHLARTARAGLANALLQQGRPAAARLEYERVLTESRAAGDLRNAADALNDLGALEFGYGDPSLAIPHYREAAALQRRAGNRANELMSLANVAQCLSSIGHVDEAGALLDTVVTAAGRAGARDVLDKALVSLALLRIEADRLADADSLAGRVVAMRDSVRSSTWADAVVALARARASAGRPKEGIALIEPALAQRGARMETAVRAGLLLALGALRTDAGDPATAIPPLREALATRERFRGTIGASAIMGERELARAFVALGRRDSALAHLRAATSAWERNRILPGESSWREAFGGAAASLFAQYAALLLDPASGGRAPDRTASTFSTLQTFRARTLEDALSGGERTRATPRVTLAVLQRRVLRPGEILLDLYMAPDTSFLFAVTRDSLRAVGLAGGRRLSPGLRRFRDLLAAEDPDEALVETASAALGDQLFGKVADLLRSSRTALLATGRSAQYPIGMLRIPGESDPLSVRRRWAIIASATLLARTRSEAAPRQTKSHALLALSRSTDGQGRQLAGVEREIRWLIRTFPDAESRENDGRRPLDAMLAHLGPREVLHIASHVRGSPEAPWRAGFLLGRGRNEEAYLTAARIAGLGRTARLCVLTGCTSAGGALGSEAMPGLAAAWLASGSSAVIASLWPVGDEATAEMVRDFYAELAQGRTAGDALGDAQRLARSRRHSRLRDWAGFVLIGDPETTVRLIPRGPHRARAKAWSDGGPSR, encoded by the coding sequence ATGACGACACTCACGCGCACACGAATCGCCGTCATCGTATTCGCCGCGCTCCCGGTGGTGATGACCTCCGCGGCGCCCGCCGCCACGCCGTCCGTGCGGTTCCGGCGCGAGTTCGCCCGCGCCGACTCCCTGGCGTTTCGCGGTCGCACCCCCTACCTGGCGTACATGGACTCGCTGATCGCCGTCGCCCGAAGGACCGGGAACACCGATCTCGAGATGGCGGCGGAGATCCGCCGTGCCGGAATGCGCGCGTTCTTCGACGGCAGCTTCGGTGAGTCGCAGGCCGAGTCGCGGCGCTGGCTGCCGAGGTTGCGCGCTTCGCGCGACACGCTCCTCTGGTGCATCGCCCTGCGAACGATCGCCTACTCGAGTCTCTCGCGGCAGCAATTCTCCGAGGCGGGTTCCAGTTACGTCGAGGTGCTGCGCCTCGCGCGTCTGGCCCGGCTGGGCGTCATGGAGGGCTACGCGCGGGTGGGCCTCGCGTTCATCGCGATGCGGGATGGCCGCGCGCGCGAGGCGGAGCGCGGTTACCGGATCGCGATCGAGCGGATCACGGAGCCGGGGGAGGCGCACCTGGCCCGTACCGCCCGGGCGGGGCTCGCGAACGCGTTGCTCCAGCAGGGCCGGCCGGCCGCCGCCCGCCTCGAGTACGAGCGGGTGCTGACGGAGTCGCGCGCGGCCGGAGACCTGCGCAACGCGGCCGACGCGTTGAACGATCTCGGCGCCCTCGAGTTCGGTTACGGCGACCCTTCGCTGGCCATCCCGCACTATCGGGAGGCCGCGGCGCTGCAGCGCCGAGCGGGAAATCGAGCCAACGAGCTGATGTCGCTCGCCAACGTCGCCCAATGCCTGAGCAGCATCGGACACGTGGACGAGGCGGGCGCGCTGCTCGACACCGTGGTCACCGCGGCCGGTCGGGCGGGTGCGCGTGACGTGCTCGACAAGGCGCTCGTCAGCCTCGCCCTGCTGAGGATCGAGGCCGATCGACTTGCCGATGCGGATTCGCTCGCCGGCCGGGTGGTCGCGATGCGCGATTCCGTGAGATCGAGCACCTGGGCGGATGCCGTCGTGGCGCTCGCCCGCGCGCGTGCCTCCGCGGGCAGGCCGAAGGAGGGCATCGCCTTGATCGAGCCCGCGCTCGCGCAGCGGGGTGCACGCATGGAGACCGCCGTCCGGGCCGGCCTCCTGCTCGCCCTCGGAGCGTTGCGGACCGATGCCGGAGATCCCGCGACGGCGATTCCGCCGCTTCGGGAGGCTCTGGCCACCCGGGAGCGGTTCCGCGGGACGATCGGGGCGTCCGCCATCATGGGGGAGCGGGAACTTGCCCGGGCGTTCGTGGCGCTGGGGCGCAGGGACAGCGCGCTCGCGCACCTGCGGGCCGCGACCTCCGCCTGGGAGCGCAACCGTATCCTGCCCGGCGAAAGCTCCTGGCGCGAGGCCTTCGGCGGCGCGGCGGCGTCCCTCTTCGCCCAGTACGCGGCGCTCCTGCTGGATCCTGCATCGGGCGGAAGGGCGCCGGACCGCACGGCGTCCACGTTCTCGACCCTGCAAACGTTTCGCGCACGGACGCTCGAGGATGCCCTCAGCGGCGGCGAGCGGACACGCGCCACGCCGCGTGTGACGCTGGCGGTGCTGCAGCGCCGCGTGCTGCGTCCGGGCGAGATCCTTCTCGACCTCTACATGGCGCCGGACACGTCGTTTCTGTTCGCGGTGACCCGCGATTCCCTCCGTGCCGTGGGTCTGGCAGGAGGCAGGCGCCTGTCGCCCGGCCTGCGTCGCTTCCGCGACCTTCTCGCGGCCGAGGATCCCGACGAAGCGCTAGTCGAGACCGCCTCCGCCGCACTCGGCGACCAGCTGTTCGGAAAAGTCGCGGATCTGCTGCGTTCCTCGCGAACCGCGCTCCTCGCGACGGGCCGTTCCGCCCAGTACCCGATCGGGATGCTCCGCATTCCGGGCGAGAGCGATCCGCTGTCGGTCCGGAGGCGTTGGGCGATCATCGCGTCGGCCACGCTGCTGGCGCGGACGCGGAGCGAGGCCGCGCCACGCCAAACGAAATCGCACGCGCTGCTGGCGCTGAGCCGCTCGACCGATGGACAGGGCCGGCAGCTCGCCGGAGTCGAGCGCGAGATCCGCTGGCTGATCCGAACCTTCCCCGATGCGGAATCGCGCGAGAACGACGGCCGGCGACCGCTCGACGCGATGCTCGCGCATCTCGGCCCGCGCGAGGTGCTGCACATCGCCTCGCACGTCCGGGGTTCGCCGGAAGCGCCCTGGCGGGCCGGCTTTCTGCTCGGCCGCGGCCGGAACGAGGAGGCCTACCTGACGGCTGCGCGCATTGCCGGGCTCGGGCGGACGGCCCGATTGTGCGTGCTCACGGGCTGTACATCCGCGGGCGGCGCGCTCGGATCCGAGGCCATGCCCGGGCTCGCCGCCGCGTGGCTGGCTTCGGGGTCCAGTGCGGTGATCGCCTCCCTCTGGCCGGTGGGCGACGAAGCCACCGCCGAGATGGTCCGCGACTTCTATGCGGAGCTCGCGCAGGGTCGGACCGCGGGTGATGCGCTGGGCGACGCGCAGCGCCTCGCGCGTTCGCGGCGGCATTCTCGCCTGCGCGACTGGGCGGGCTTCGTCCTGATCGGCGACCCGGAGACGACGGTCCGGCTGATCCCGCGTGGGCCGCACAGGGCGCGGGCGAAAGCGTGGTCGGACGGCGGACCCTCCCGGTAG
- a CDS encoding Re/Si-specific NAD(P)(+) transhydrogenase subunit alpha — protein sequence MRIAVPKEITPRETRVALVPETVARLVKAGQEVVVESGAGEAAGFTDDAYRQAGANLAPSAPSACEGANIVLKVHEPRQNAAIGRHEADLVPQGAVFVSFLGRDRNSEAVQKLAARKVTAFSMEMIPRTSRAQSMDALSSMAGVSGYKAALWGAGALGKFFPLKMTAAGTIAPANVFVLGCGVAGLEALATCRKLGAVVEAYDVRPAVKEEVESLGGRFVQIELAQKDVVAAGGYAKELSAEDQQRVKELLATHVAKSDVVITTAAIPGRKAPVLVTDAMVRGMRPGSVVVDIAAETGGNCEATVPGETVVKYGVTIMGPLNVPATLPFHASQMYSRNLHSLLKLMIDKEGRLRLDFEDDILRDACITRAAGEPAAAAGKAS from the coding sequence ATGCGCATCGCCGTTCCCAAGGAAATCACGCCGCGCGAGACGCGCGTGGCGCTCGTGCCCGAGACCGTGGCCCGCCTCGTCAAGGCCGGCCAGGAGGTCGTCGTCGAGAGCGGAGCGGGCGAGGCCGCGGGCTTCACCGACGACGCCTACCGCCAGGCCGGCGCCAACCTCGCGCCCAGCGCGCCGAGCGCCTGCGAAGGCGCGAACATCGTCCTCAAGGTGCACGAGCCGCGGCAGAACGCCGCCATCGGCCGGCACGAAGCCGACCTCGTGCCCCAGGGGGCGGTGTTCGTCTCGTTCCTCGGCCGCGACCGGAACTCGGAAGCCGTCCAGAAGCTGGCGGCCCGCAAGGTCACCGCCTTCTCGATGGAGATGATCCCGCGCACCTCGCGCGCGCAGTCCATGGACGCGCTGTCGTCCATGGCCGGCGTCTCCGGCTACAAGGCGGCGCTCTGGGGCGCCGGCGCGCTCGGCAAGTTCTTCCCCCTCAAGATGACCGCCGCGGGCACGATCGCGCCCGCGAACGTCTTCGTGCTCGGCTGCGGAGTCGCGGGGCTCGAAGCCCTCGCCACCTGCCGCAAGCTGGGCGCCGTGGTCGAGGCGTACGACGTGCGCCCGGCTGTGAAGGAGGAGGTCGAGAGCCTGGGCGGCAGGTTCGTGCAGATCGAACTGGCCCAGAAGGACGTCGTCGCCGCGGGCGGCTACGCCAAGGAGCTGTCCGCCGAGGACCAGCAGCGCGTCAAGGAGCTGCTCGCGACGCACGTCGCCAAGTCGGACGTCGTCATCACGACGGCGGCGATCCCGGGCCGCAAGGCGCCGGTGCTCGTCACCGACGCCATGGTCCGGGGCATGCGGCCCGGTTCGGTCGTCGTGGACATCGCCGCCGAGACGGGCGGCAACTGCGAGGCGACCGTGCCCGGGGAGACGGTCGTCAAGTACGGCGTCACGATCATGGGCCCGCTCAACGTGCCCGCCACGCTGCCGTTCCACGCCAGCCAGATGTACTCGCGCAACCTGCATTCGCTGCTCAAGCTGATGATCGACAAGGAAGGCAGGCTCCGCCTCGATTTCGAGGACGACATCCTTCGCGACGCGTGCATCACGCGGGCGGCGGGCGAACCCGCGGCGGCCGCCGGAAAGGCGTCATGA
- a CDS encoding DUF4032 domain-containing protein gives MDPAPERGLRSLQVRQGHPDFLDLPWHLPLARWAEDCRRVVQLPRGLSRHEVLFVSYGPVVYACKELPGSVAEREYELLSLLEERRMPAVTPVGRARVRREDGEEGGVLVTRFLDGALPYRTLFQNPGLHRYRDRLLDAMAGLLVRLHLAGFYWGDCSLSNTLFRRDAGELQAYLVDAETSEHHEALGDGARRQDLMILEENVAGDLADLEAFMEVPGSLDAEQTGTRIREQYEALWAEATRAEMIGRDEHWRIQDRIRRLNALGFSVGEVEIETAEGGDRLRIRAIVTDRDYHRHQFHGLTGLSVGERQAEQMLNEIKELKATLSRELDRSVPLSVAAYRWQREQYEPALRTLAPLLEHVADPAELYCQVLEHKWFLSERAQRDVGLQAALEDYVARFQSGS, from the coding sequence GTGGACCCGGCCCCTGAGCGCGGGCTCCGGTCCCTGCAGGTCCGGCAGGGTCATCCGGACTTCCTCGACCTGCCCTGGCACCTGCCGCTCGCGCGCTGGGCGGAGGACTGCCGGCGCGTCGTCCAGCTGCCGCGCGGGCTTTCGCGCCACGAGGTGCTGTTCGTGAGCTACGGGCCGGTCGTGTACGCGTGCAAGGAACTGCCGGGCTCGGTCGCCGAACGCGAGTACGAGCTGCTCTCGCTGCTCGAGGAGCGCCGCATGCCGGCGGTGACGCCGGTCGGAAGGGCGCGCGTGCGTCGCGAGGACGGCGAGGAAGGCGGCGTCCTCGTCACCCGCTTCCTCGACGGCGCGCTTCCGTACCGCACGCTGTTCCAGAACCCCGGGCTGCACCGCTACCGCGACCGGCTTCTGGACGCGATGGCGGGACTGCTCGTGCGCCTGCACCTGGCCGGCTTCTACTGGGGAGACTGCTCGCTCTCGAACACGCTGTTTCGCCGCGACGCGGGCGAGCTGCAGGCCTACCTCGTGGACGCGGAGACGAGCGAGCATCACGAGGCGCTGGGCGACGGCGCGCGCCGGCAGGACCTGATGATCCTCGAGGAAAACGTCGCCGGCGATCTCGCCGACCTCGAGGCCTTCATGGAGGTGCCCGGCTCGCTCGACGCCGAGCAGACCGGCACGCGAATCCGCGAGCAGTACGAGGCGCTGTGGGCCGAAGCGACGCGCGCCGAGATGATCGGGCGTGACGAGCACTGGCGCATCCAGGACCGCATCCGGCGGCTCAACGCGCTCGGCTTCTCGGTGGGGGAGGTCGAGATCGAGACGGCCGAAGGCGGGGACCGCCTGCGCATTCGCGCCATCGTCACCGATCGCGACTACCACAGGCATCAGTTCCACGGACTGACCGGCCTGTCGGTCGGCGAGCGGCAGGCCGAGCAGATGCTGAACGAGATCAAGGAACTCAAGGCGACGCTCTCGCGCGAGCTCGACCGCAGCGTGCCGCTCTCGGTCGCGGCCTACCGCTGGCAGCGCGAGCAGTACGAGCCGGCGCTCAGGACGCTCGCGCCGCTGCTCGAGCACGTCGCGGACCCGGCGGAGCTCTACTGCCAGGTGCTCGAGCACAAGTGGTTCCTCTCCGAGCGGGCGCAGCGCGACGTCGGGTTGCAGGCCGCGCTCGAGGACTACGTCGCCAGGTTCCAGTCCGGGAGCTGA
- a CDS encoding sigma-70 family RNA polymerase sigma factor — translation MTPRPPDDRDDETLIREYLADPNGRAGRRAVDALISRWSGRVLRWVRRVVRDRDEALDVAQDAMLRMLEALPRYEPRGRFPAWLFVIVHHRCLTVARSRPLLRDPEIDADTLIAGDAGPADDHESAESLRRVEAAMDSALDERERTAIWLRAHEGMSVADITEILGLESATGARGLLQTARRKLRAALRPAEGEGRT, via the coding sequence ATGACCCCGCGGCCTCCGGACGATCGCGACGACGAGACGCTGATCCGGGAGTACCTGGCGGATCCGAACGGGCGCGCCGGCCGCCGGGCCGTGGACGCGCTGATCTCGCGCTGGTCGGGGCGCGTGCTTCGCTGGGTGCGCCGCGTGGTGCGTGACCGTGACGAAGCGCTCGACGTGGCGCAGGACGCCATGCTGAGAATGCTCGAGGCGCTGCCGCGCTACGAGCCGCGGGGCCGCTTCCCGGCATGGCTGTTCGTCATCGTGCACCACCGCTGCCTGACGGTCGCGAGGAGCCGCCCGCTGCTGCGGGATCCGGAGATCGACGCGGACACGCTGATCGCCGGCGACGCGGGGCCGGCGGACGACCACGAGTCGGCCGAGAGCCTGCGCCGGGTCGAGGCGGCCATGGACTCGGCGCTCGACGAACGCGAGCGCACCGCGATCTGGCTGCGCGCGCACGAAGGCATGAGCGTCGCGGACATCACCGAAATCCTCGGGCTCGAGAGCGCGACCGGCGCCCGGGGCCTGCTGCAGACGGCGCGGCGAAAGCTGCGGGCGGCGCTCCGCCCGGCCGAAGGGGAGGGACGCACGTGA
- a CDS encoding T9SS type A sorting domain-containing protein gives MRSIACPLAGLLLAATLVPVTARPSPAPVTPTFELKWGSPYELGSVTNVAVDALGNVYLDEGGILKYDRMGNRLASWNIISRCIALDPAGNLIAVNYDGDRVRKYSGSGALLLEWGASGSGNGQFNGPLGAAVDRAGNVYVVDSNNARVQKFSSGGVYLSQFGSIANLWWPSEVEIDPDGNVVVFDPGFYTNAKVVRFAPSGAYLASWPLPAGDFTDGGFGLDAMGNVYVADHDGSRVLKYAADGTLLTQWGSFGYGDGQFNAPSDVACDAAGNLYVTDYDARRVQKFSGAGAPVAEGAPLPVLTIGAFGGGAGQMNGPWGVGTDDAGNVYVADTQNNRVQKFSATGAYLTQWGAFGTGNGQFDGPRSVCADHLGNVFVVDGNNNRIQRFTRNGAYLGQWGTPGNGDGQFDSPAGIACDAANYVYVADYSNSRIQKFTTLGAFALKWGSPGFGNGQFNGPYGVAVSASGRVFVVDQMNNRIQQFTDYGSFLGAWTTAGTPAGSLARPASVTADAIGNVYVADYANHRIVRFSSGGTPLAWWGGFGAGGGQLNAPIGISADAAGNVYIADTNNSRVVKYAMPASVALVSDVGNDQGRQAQIRFLRSTADAPGSGLTITGYEIYRRNDPLPGPAARATGAGSAAAPASAQLAGWTWVATVPAHGESEYNVVIPTLADATNTALEYSAFMVRAASADPYSFLDSAPGQGYTMDNLPPPAPAPFTASFSGGATNLHWGVSPAADFATFRLHRGATPDFVPTPGNRIAATADTGFADTGAPGGYYKLTAVDRNGRQSPFAVVGPGQTTDVDDPGAPGLEFALRGSRPNPARGGRLNVEFALPSAAPAVLELMDLAGRQVSRTPVGALGAGRHVVDLSRGGAVPAGIYFLRLRQGDLEATRRTVVLD, from the coding sequence ATGAGATCCATCGCCTGCCCGCTGGCCGGCCTGCTGCTCGCCGCCACGCTCGTGCCGGTGACCGCGCGCCCGTCCCCCGCCCCGGTGACGCCGACGTTCGAGCTCAAGTGGGGCTCACCCTACGAACTCGGCTCGGTCACGAACGTGGCGGTGGACGCGCTCGGAAACGTCTACCTCGACGAAGGCGGCATCCTGAAATACGACCGGATGGGCAACCGGCTCGCGAGCTGGAACATCATTTCCCGGTGCATCGCCCTGGATCCCGCGGGGAACCTGATCGCGGTGAACTACGACGGAGACCGCGTGCGGAAGTACTCCGGTTCCGGCGCCCTCCTGCTCGAATGGGGCGCCAGCGGCAGCGGCAACGGGCAATTCAACGGCCCCCTCGGAGCGGCCGTGGACCGCGCGGGAAACGTCTATGTCGTGGATTCGAACAACGCCAGGGTGCAGAAGTTCTCGAGCGGCGGCGTCTATCTGAGCCAGTTCGGAAGCATCGCCAACCTGTGGTGGCCGAGCGAGGTCGAGATTGATCCCGACGGCAATGTCGTGGTCTTCGATCCCGGCTTCTACACGAACGCGAAGGTCGTGAGGTTCGCCCCTTCGGGCGCGTACCTCGCGTCGTGGCCCTTGCCGGCGGGGGACTTCACGGACGGGGGCTTCGGACTGGACGCGATGGGAAATGTTTACGTCGCCGACCACGATGGATCCAGGGTGCTCAAGTACGCGGCGGACGGCACGCTTCTGACCCAGTGGGGCTCCTTCGGATACGGCGACGGACAGTTCAACGCGCCATCGGATGTGGCCTGCGACGCGGCCGGAAACCTCTATGTCACGGACTACGACGCGCGCCGGGTCCAGAAGTTCAGCGGCGCGGGTGCGCCCGTTGCCGAGGGGGCGCCGCTCCCAGTACTGACGATCGGCGCCTTCGGCGGCGGTGCGGGTCAGATGAACGGCCCGTGGGGCGTCGGAACCGACGACGCCGGCAATGTCTACGTGGCCGACACCCAGAATAACCGCGTGCAGAAGTTCTCGGCTACGGGCGCGTATCTCACCCAGTGGGGCGCCTTCGGCACGGGCAACGGGCAGTTCGACGGGCCACGCAGCGTCTGCGCGGACCACCTGGGAAACGTCTTCGTCGTGGACGGAAACAACAATCGGATCCAGAGATTCACGCGCAATGGCGCCTACCTGGGTCAGTGGGGAACGCCGGGCAACGGCGACGGACAGTTCGACTCGCCGGCAGGCATCGCCTGTGACGCGGCGAACTATGTCTATGTGGCCGACTACAGCAACTCCCGTATCCAGAAGTTCACGACCCTCGGCGCTTTCGCGCTCAAGTGGGGTTCTCCGGGCTTCGGGAACGGGCAGTTCAACGGCCCCTATGGCGTGGCGGTGAGCGCGTCGGGCCGCGTGTTTGTGGTGGACCAGATGAACAACCGGATACAGCAGTTCACCGACTACGGCAGCTTCCTCGGCGCCTGGACCACGGCCGGCACGCCGGCGGGATCGCTCGCCAGGCCGGCATCCGTCACCGCGGACGCGATCGGCAACGTGTACGTCGCCGACTACGCGAACCATCGCATCGTGCGCTTCAGCAGCGGCGGCACGCCGCTCGCGTGGTGGGGCGGATTCGGGGCGGGCGGCGGGCAGCTCAACGCGCCCATCGGCATCAGCGCCGACGCGGCGGGTAATGTCTACATCGCCGACACGAACAACTCGCGGGTCGTCAAGTACGCGATGCCCGCCTCCGTCGCGCTCGTCTCGGACGTGGGGAACGACCAGGGCCGGCAGGCGCAGATCCGTTTCCTGCGCTCCACGGCGGACGCGCCCGGGTCCGGGCTCACGATCACGGGCTATGAGATCTACCGCCGGAACGATCCGCTGCCCGGGCCCGCCGCTCGGGCGACCGGCGCAGGTTCCGCCGCGGCGCCCGCGTCCGCCCAGCTGGCCGGCTGGACCTGGGTCGCGACCGTGCCGGCGCACGGCGAGTCCGAGTACAACGTCGTGATTCCGACGCTCGCGGACGCCACCAACACAGCGCTCGAGTATTCGGCGTTCATGGTGCGCGCGGCCTCCGCGGACCCGTACTCGTTCCTCGATTCCGCGCCCGGACAGGGCTACACCATGGACAATCTCCCACCACCGGCGCCGGCGCCGTTCACCGCGAGCTTTTCGGGCGGCGCCACGAACCTGCACTGGGGCGTGAGTCCCGCGGCGGACTTCGCCACCTTCCGGCTCCATCGGGGAGCAACGCCCGATTTCGTGCCCACCCCCGGCAATCGGATCGCGGCGACGGCCGACACCGGATTCGCGGACACCGGAGCTCCGGGCGGCTACTACAAGCTGACGGCCGTGGACCGGAACGGGAGGCAGAGCCCGTTCGCGGTCGTCGGGCCCGGGCAGACGACGGACGTGGACGATCCGGGCGCACCGGGCCTTGAGTTCGCGCTGCGCGGATCGCGGCCGAACCCGGCGCGTGGCGGGCGGCTGAACGTGGAGTTCGCGCTCCCGTCCGCCGCCCCCGCGGTGCTCGAGCTGATGGACCTGGCGGGGCGGCAGGTTTCGAGGACGCCGGTGGGGGCGCTCGGCGCCGGACGGCACGTCGTGGACCTGTCCCGCGGCGGGGCCGTGCCGGCCGGAATCTACTTTCTGCGGCTGAGGCAGGGAGATCTCGAAGCGACGCGCCGCACCGTCGTGCTCGACTGA
- a CDS encoding NAD(P) transhydrogenase subunit alpha: protein MNEATLILYAIYIFVLAVFVGFEVISKVPVQLHTPLMSGTNAIHGIVMLGGMLVLAEAATPLLTWLGFAAVVLGAMNLFGGFVVTDRMLEMFKTKKPAGGKS, encoded by the coding sequence ATGAACGAAGCCACCCTGATTCTCTACGCCATCTACATCTTCGTGCTCGCGGTGTTCGTCGGCTTCGAGGTCATCTCGAAGGTTCCGGTCCAGCTGCACACGCCGCTCATGTCGGGCACCAACGCCATCCACGGCATCGTCATGCTGGGCGGCATGCTCGTGCTCGCGGAGGCGGCCACCCCGCTGCTGACCTGGCTGGGTTTCGCCGCCGTCGTGCTCGGCGCCATGAACCTGTTCGGCGGATTCGTGGTCACGGATCGCATGCTCGAGATGTTCAAGACGAAGAAGCCGGCCGGAGGCAAGTCGTGA
- a CDS encoding saccharopine dehydrogenase NADP-binding domain-containing protein → MKIVVLGGGQMGRVIAADLARSLPEARVEVADLRAPLLPDAGNLAWVETDCSDPLAVARLISGYDLAVGALPSRFGFATMRAAIDAKRPLVDVSFAAENPLALDPQARAAGVAIVPDCGLAPGLSHLSAGHAASQGAIEELVMDVGGVAQDASRPYGYVVTWSLDDLLEEYVRPARFVRDGKPTVVPVFSQVENVQVDGVGEMEAFVSDGLRTAIETFADVPNMCERTLRWPGHVAQVRPLVESGRFLEEFRARCVVPEPRDLVALVVRVRWKDGRRERLTLVDRWDAATGMTAMARTTAMTTAVTAALLARGGAREPGVHPLEHVGRNEAAYRFIVDGLAGRGVRMAWREE, encoded by the coding sequence ATGAAGATCGTCGTCCTGGGCGGGGGCCAGATGGGCCGCGTCATCGCCGCGGACCTGGCGCGCTCGCTTCCCGAGGCGCGTGTGGAGGTCGCCGACCTCCGCGCGCCGCTCCTGCCGGACGCCGGCAACCTGGCGTGGGTCGAGACCGACTGCTCCGATCCGCTCGCCGTGGCCCGGCTGATCAGCGGCTACGACCTCGCGGTCGGCGCGCTGCCTTCGCGCTTCGGCTTCGCCACGATGCGCGCGGCGATCGACGCGAAGCGTCCGCTCGTGGACGTGAGCTTCGCGGCCGAGAACCCGCTCGCTCTGGATCCGCAGGCGCGCGCCGCCGGCGTGGCGATCGTGCCCGACTGCGGCCTCGCGCCCGGGCTCTCGCACCTCTCGGCCGGTCACGCCGCGTCCCAGGGCGCGATCGAGGAGCTGGTCATGGACGTGGGCGGTGTCGCGCAGGACGCGAGCCGGCCCTACGGCTACGTGGTCACCTGGTCGCTCGACGACCTGCTCGAGGAATACGTGCGGCCCGCGCGGTTCGTGCGCGACGGGAAACCGACGGTCGTGCCGGTCTTCTCGCAGGTGGAAAACGTGCAGGTGGACGGAGTGGGCGAGATGGAGGCGTTCGTCTCCGACGGCCTGCGCACGGCGATCGAGACCTTCGCCGACGTGCCGAACATGTGCGAGCGCACGCTTCGCTGGCCCGGGCACGTGGCCCAGGTGCGGCCGCTGGTCGAGAGCGGAAGGTTTCTCGAGGAGTTCCGGGCGCGGTGCGTCGTGCCGGAGCCGCGCGACCTGGTGGCGCTGGTCGTGCGCGTGCGCTGGAAGGACGGACGGCGCGAGCGGCTGACGCTGGTGGACCGCTGGGACGCCGCGACCGGGATGACCGCGATGGCGCGAACGACCGCGATGACGACCGCCGTGACCGCCGCGCTGCTGGCGCGCGGCGGAGCGCGCGAGCCGGGAGTCCACCCGCTCGAACACGTCGGGCGGAACGAGGCCGCCTATCGCTTCATCGTGGACGGACTGGCCGGACGCGGCGTGCGCATGGCCTGGCGCGAGGAGTAG